The proteins below are encoded in one region of Nitrospira sp.:
- a CDS encoding membrane protein, whose product MDRIKLLLLGLLGWYVSLSAWLAYAPVDRQFWAMANILPALLVMGLIVSYRYLALSLLSYLLITVFLTLHTIGVHYTYAQVPMGAWLDNALHLGRNHFDRIVHFSFGFLFAYPLEEAFRLLGHARGWVLYYLPAITVLGLSAVWEIVEAWVTDLVHPEMGPAYLGSQGDVWDAQKDMAAAMYGALLCMGLLLAVRIVRRSTLPPSDAFDSASSHSYSHRP is encoded by the coding sequence ATGGATCGAATCAAGCTACTGCTGCTGGGCCTGCTCGGCTGGTATGTGTCCCTGTCCGCGTGGCTCGCGTATGCTCCCGTGGATCGTCAGTTTTGGGCCATGGCCAATATCCTCCCGGCACTGCTGGTCATGGGACTCATCGTCTCCTATCGATACCTGGCGCTTTCACTCTTGTCCTACCTGCTGATAACGGTCTTTCTCACCCTCCATACCATTGGCGTGCACTATACCTACGCCCAGGTACCGATGGGTGCATGGCTCGACAATGCACTCCACCTGGGGCGCAACCATTTCGACCGGATCGTGCACTTCAGCTTCGGATTTCTCTTCGCGTACCCGCTGGAGGAAGCGTTTCGGTTGCTGGGCCATGCACGCGGCTGGGTCCTGTATTACCTGCCGGCCATCACGGTGCTGGGACTGAGCGCCGTGTGGGAAATCGTCGAGGCCTGGGTGACCGATCTGGTCCATCCCGAGATGGGTCCTGCCTACCTGGGCTCGCAGGGGGATGTGTGGGATGCTCAGAAGGATATGGCCGCCGCCATGTATGGGGCCTTGCTGTGCATGGGTCTCTTGCTGGCGGTCCGTATCGTGCGCCGTTCGACACTTCCGCCGTCGGACGCCTTCGATTCGGCCTCGTCTCACTCGTATTCCCACCGACCGTAG